The Curtobacterium sp. MCSS17_015 genomic sequence CCCGACCTCTACAACTCGTCGACCGGTGAGGTAGTCGAGGCGAAGAGATCGGTAGCTCGACACGATGTCCGCATGGCGATTGGTCAGGCCCTGGACTACTCCAACGTCGCCCGCCTCAACGGCTTCCAAGTGGCCCCGTCGATCCTCTTGCCGGCTCGGCCAGGTGAGGACCTGCTTGAGCTCTGCCATTCTCTCGGGATAACGGTCTGGCACTCGGATCGTGGCGGTTTTACGCGGCTCAGTCCTCTATAGGAGGCCGCGCTGTGGTTCGTTCCCTACTCGCTCCTGACCGATGCGTGGTTTGAAGGCCTGCCGCACCATCAACGTCCGAACGCGATGCCGCCATGAGTCACTGGGCCCTCGAGCCGCGAGGACAACTCAGCGGCGTTACCCTCGACCCGCTCTAGGACCCCATTCGGCGCTCGGCGCCCGGCGCCGAACTCGGTTCTACGCCACGCTGCTGCGGCCCCGGAACACCCCGGCACGCACCAGCCAGACGTACATCAGGCACCCGATGCAGACGTCGAACGCGGCGTTGAGGAAGGCTGCGACCAGTGCGACGGCAGCGCCGACCGGAGCTGCGTACGGAACGCCGATGAGCGCCAGAACGAGTGCGACCCCGGTCACCACGAGTCCGACCCGCTGCGCGAACGTCGGGGGCTCGGGTGCCTCGAGTTCGGCGGGCGGGCCGAGCCGCGGGCGCACCAGGCGGCGGAACAATGCGCCGTACGGGTGCCGCGTGATACCGGCCAGGCCTCCCCAGGCGAAGAGCGCGGCGATGACGGCGAGCAGCACGATGCCGATCGTCCGAGTGCTGTCGTTGAGGGTGAGGACGATGTCGAGCGCGAGCAGGACCGTCGTGATCGCGGCGCCGAAGCGGGGCGAACGCGGGTCGATCCCTCGGGAGGGTGCAGGGCTGGTGGTCATGAGTGCTCCTCGGTGAGGACGGCGTCGAGTGCGGCGACGAGTTCGGGCTGGCGGGGCGGTCCACCGAAGCGGGCACGGACGGTCTGTGTTCCGTCCACGAGGAGCACGGTCGGCGTCTGCATCACGTCGAAGCGCCGGGCGAGCTCCGGGCGTTCGGCGAGGTCGATCTCGAGTCGGCGGACGCGGTCCGGACCCGGCGCCGTCGTCGACATTGACGCGGCGACCGCGTCGAGTTGTCTCGCGGTGGCGGGGCAGCGTGCGCACGTGGGCGTCGAGAACTGGAGGAGCGTGGCGGCGGTGCCGAACGCCTCCCGGCTGGCGAGGTCGGCAACTGTGGTCGCATCGCTGACGCCTGAGGAGACCACTCGTGCTCGGCCGGTGCGGCTACGGAGCAGCAGACCCAGGACCGTCGCGACGGCGAGGACGCCGGCGACGATCGCGAGTGAGAGGGCGACGGTCATGGCCTGGACCCTACGTCGCCCGGGCCGCCGGACCAAGGATGTTGAGCGGTGTGACTAGTCGGGCAGCCCGAGCCGCTCGCACTCCGCCCACTGCTCGGGGCGGCGCTTGTCGAGCCAAGCGGTGAACTCGCGGTAGCCGCGGTAGTTCGTGAAGACCATGAACTGCTTCTTCCGCTGCTCATTCCAAGCGGTGAGGCTGATGAACGTCACGCTGCCGTTCGACTGCTTGCCGAGGCGGAGCGTGTGGATGTCGTCGACCTCGCGGCGGCGGAACTTGCCGAACCCCGACTTCACGTCGTAGTGCCGGTCGTACACGTTGATGCGGCCGGCGGCGAGGGCCAGGCCGAACAGGAGGAAGACGGCTCCGAGGCCGAAGAGGATCCCGAACGCGGGGCTGTCATCGGAGCCGGCGGTGAGCTGGAAGAGGATCCCCGGAATCCCGATGACCAGGCCGAACACCCCGAGGGCCAAGAAGATCACCCCGGGGAACAGCGGCCGGCGCACGACGATCATCGGCGCCACC encodes the following:
- a CDS encoding DUF4395 domain-containing protein; its protein translation is MTTSPAPSRGIDPRSPRFGAAITTVLLALDIVLTLNDSTRTIGIVLLAVIAALFAWGGLAGITRHPYGALFRRLVRPRLGPPAELEAPEPPTFAQRVGLVVTGVALVLALIGVPYAAPVGAAVALVAAFLNAAFDVCIGCLMYVWLVRAGVFRGRSSVA
- a CDS encoding thioredoxin family protein encodes the protein MTVALSLAIVAGVLAVATVLGLLLRSRTGRARVVSSGVSDATTVADLASREAFGTAATLLQFSTPTCARCPATARQLDAVAASMSTTAPGPDRVRRLEIDLAERPELARRFDVMQTPTVLLVDGTQTVRARFGGPPRQPELVAALDAVLTEEHS